Within the Dolichospermum compactum NIES-806 genome, the region TCTTCGTGACCCTTACCGGCTAATAATACACCGTCTCCAGGTTGAGCCTGTAGAATAGCCGTCCGAATGGCGGTAGCGCGATCGCTAATCACCATTGCCTGTACCATATCAGGAATACCTGCCACCACATCCTGTAATATCTTTTCCGGGTCTTCCGTGCGAGGATTATCGGAAGTCACCACAGCCATATCTGCAAGTTCCGCTGCTATTTTCCCCATTTTCGGACGTTTAGTGCGATCGCGGTCTCCCCCACAACCAAACACACATATCATTTTACCAGGAATAAACGGCCGAGCCGCCTTGAGCAAATTCTCCAAACTATCAGGAGTATGGGCATAATCCACAATCACACTAATATCTTGTTGTGAACTAATTTGCACCCGTTCCATCCGTCCAGGAACACCGGGAAACCCAGGAATAGCACCTGCTACCAATTGCAAATCTAACCCCAAATGGACAACCGCCCCCACAGCAGCCAAAAGATTTTCTAAATTATATTGACCAACCAAAGGCGAACTAAAAGCCACATTACCTTGAGGAGTATGTAAAATCCCACTCACCCCATAGGGTTGATAACTTAAATCACTCATCCAAAAATCAGCCGTACTATCATTAACGCTATAACTCCAAACCCGTTCCCGATGCAAAGATGCAATTATCCGTTGACCGTAGACATCATCAGCATTGATAATTGCTCGTCCTTGCAGATAATTAGGACTAAATAACAACGCCTTCGCCGCAAAATAATCCTCCATATCCAAGTGATAGTCCAAATGATCCTGAGTGAGATTAGTAAACACCCCCACCTCAAAAGCACAACTCAAAACCCTACCCTGGTGCAAAGCATGAGAACTAACTTCCATTACCCCTGTATCACAACCGGCATTCATCGCCTTAGCCAATTGTTGCTGTAAATCTACCGCAAAAGGAGTAGTATTCACAGCGGTCTCTTCAAAACCAGGCCAGCGCGTATACAGCGTACCTATTAACGCCGTCGGTAAATTAGCCTGAGTTAAGAAATATTCAATCAAATGAGTAGTAGTAGTTTTCCCATTTGTCCCCGTCACACCCACCATTTTCAATTTTTGTCCTGGATAACCATAAAAAGCCGCAGCTATTTGGGCGCAAGCTTTAGTCATATTATCGGCACTAATGACCACAGAGTTTGCTGTAGGCGGATTTTTCCTCATAGCTTCGGGGGAAACAATCGCCGCTACAGCACCAGCAGCCAAAGCCCCCGACCAAAACTCCCCACCATCTACCCTAGTTCCTGGCATCCCAATAAACAAATCGCCCACACCACAGGTATGGGAATTAGTTTTCAGTCCTTGAATATCAATATCTGGTATATTTGCAGACTCAATCCCATCTACAGCCGCTAATAATTCCCGCAATTTCATCTAGTGAACCTCGCCACAAGCTTGTCTTGCGCCTATTTAAACATTATTTTTTGTTTATTGGGAGAGATACAACAAAATTCAAGAAACGTCTTCAGGTGGATGCCAACCAGCAGAAACCCAGGCTTGTCTCACAGTCACTGCGTAGATATTATTAAGTTGTAAAGCTAAAACTGTAACACGACCACAGGCAGTTAATCCTATGATATGTGTACCATTGTTAGTCCAAGCAAAGTGAGATAACCATGTTTGCTGACGAGGATTAAATAGTTTTACCTTGCTGTCAGTAACTTGATCTAGACCATGAGTTTGAGTACCTTTGTATCCGTTGCATAGTCTACAAGCAAGCCATAAATTTTCTTCGTTATCAGTCCCACCTTTGGCTTTGGGAATAATATGATCAATCTCTAAAATACCCAATACATACTTTTGCAGACTAAGACAGTAACCACATTGATGATTAGCCTGGTTTCGCACCTTAACCCGAACTTCTTCAGAAATTTGACTAGAACTCACGCACCTAACTCTTTTATTAATCCACGTTTGACAGCTTCACTTAATGCAGTAGCTTTTCGCAATAGTCCCTCTTGATAAATTTGCATTAGTGTTTGCAATTCAGAATGTTCTGATTCTGTAACAATACCAGCTTGTTGTTTATCTAGTAACTCACTTAAACGAATATCTTCTTCAGATTCCATTTGTAATTCTGTCAAAGCTAAAACTTGCTGGTCAGAAAGTGCTGATACAGGTTCAAGGGTTGTTGCTTCTAGGCTAATAGGTGGGATAGAAAACTGGATAGTATCAACTAAGATGCTGGCTAAATCCCTGTTTGCTAGACGTGCAAAGTGTTCAGCTTTTTGATAAACGTCATCTGGTAGAGTAATTGTGATTTGGTTACTCATATTTTTTAGATAGGTTTCCTTCATATTATTGATTATAAATATTTGTTATATCTTATAAACCTTTATTTTTATAAAAAGTTACAATACAACTAGTCATACGAAATCCAAACCATGTCTGAATCAGTGCAGTATATAACTAATACCCAGGGAGAAACAGTTGGTGTATTGTTAAATCTGGAAACTTACCAACAAATAACCAACTTATCAGCAGATACTGAATTATTAATTGGGTTAAGTTTAGATGAGTTACAAGCTTTGGTAGAAAGTGTATTATCCCCCAAAACTCAGACTCAATTAGATAATTTATTAATGAAAAATGCTGATAATCAATTGACAAATGAAGAGTCTGAAACTTTAAACAAATTACTGGCACAGGTTGATAAATTGAATATTCTCAAAACTAGAGCTAGATATACTTTAAACTTTAAACCAATTTCAAGAAAAACATAAAGTAGCGTGAGTGTTTATATTTCTGTTGAATTACAAAAACAAGTTCGTCATTGTTTTGCAGATTGTTGTGCTTACTGTCATACTGCGGAATCTCTAACAGTTACTACCTTTGAATTTGAGCATATCATTCCTCCGGCGGCTGGTGGTGAAACTGTATTTGAAAATCTCTGTTTAGCTTGTCCATCTTGTAATCGTTATAAAGCGACTCGTCAAACAGCAATTGATCCAAATACTCAGGATGAGGTTAAACTATTTCATCCACAACAGCAAGCATGGATAAAGCATTTTGCTTGGAGTGAAGATGCTACGGAATTGTAGGACTTACACCTGTGGGGAGAGGCACTATTTCTGCTTTAAAAATGAACCGTCCACAATTAACTCGTGTACGGAAAATGTGGGTAAAAATGGGTGAACATCCACCAAATATATAAACTGTTGATTTCGGTTTTTTTGGGCATCTGGGTTTTGCCTGTCTATATGCGGTTTATAACTGCCTGTTTAATATTAATTTCGTATCTATTATTGTGGTTATTGTGATAGCATTGCGTATATGCTGCGTAAATTCTCTGTTTTAAATTAAGATTAAAGCATCAAATTCTGGCAAATATATAATATTGTTATGCGAAATCGGATATTAAGTATTTTATTGCTCACCTTATCTCTAACTACCACACCCCAGCTTGTATTTGCTCAAAATAGTGTCCAACAGCTATTTAAACAAGGTGAAACAGCGGAATCGGTGGGTAACAACTCCCAAGCAGAGACGATTTGGCGTAAGGTTTTGCAGGTTGAACCCAATAATGGCAAAGCTTATAACAATTTGGGTAATGCTTTACGACGACAGGGAAAATTACCGGAGGCTTTAGCAGCACACCAAAAAGCTCTACAACTCAATCCTAATGATGCAGAAGCCTATGTTGGTATAGGTAATGTCCTAAATGCCCAAGGTAAACAAGAAGAGGCATTAGCATCTCATAAAAAGGCTATCCAACTTAACCCTAATTTGGCTAGTGCTTACAATGGTTTGGGCATTGCCCTCAGAAGCAAAAAGAAATTAAATGAGGCTATTACCGCATTTCAGAAAGCTATACAAATTGATCCTAACTACACCAGGACTTACATTAATCTCGGTTTAATTTTTAAAGACCAGAANNNNNNNNNNNNNNNNNNNNNNNNNNNNNNNNNNNNNNNNNNNNNNNNNNNNNNNNNNNNNNNNNNNNNNNNNNNNNNNNNNNNNNNNNNNNNNNNNNNNNNNNNNNNNNNNNNNNNNNNNNNNNNNNNNNNNNNNNNNNNNNNNNNNNNNNNNNNNNNNNNNNNNNNNNNNNNNNNNNNNNNNNNNNNNNNNNNNNNNNNNNNNNNNNNNNNNNNNNNNNNNNNNNNNNNNNNNNNNNNNNNNNNNNNNNNNNNNNNNNNNNNNNNNNNNNNNNNNNNNNNNNNNNNNNNNNNNNNNNNNNNNNNNNNNNNNNNNNNNNNNNNNNNNNNNNNNNNNNNNNNNNNNNNNNNNNNNNNNNNNNNNNNNNNNNNNNNNNNNNNNNNNNNNNNNNNNNNNNNNNNNNNNNNNNNNNNNNNNNNNNNNNNNNNNNNNNNNNNNNNNNNNNNNNNNNNNNNNNNNNNNNNNNNNNNNNNNNNNNNNNNNNNNNNNNNNNNNNNNNNNNNNNNNNNNNNNNNNNNNNNNNNNNNNNNNNNNNNNNNNNNNNNNNNNNNNNNNNNNNNNNNNNNNNNNNNNNNNNNNNNNNNNNNNNNNNNNNNNNNNNNNNNNNNNNNNNNNNNNNNNNNNNNNNNNNNNNNNNNNNNNNNNNNNNNNNNNNNNNNNNNNNNNNNNNNNNNNNNNNNNNNNNNNNNNNNNNNNNNNNNNNNNNNNNNNNNNNNNNNNNNNNNNNNNNNNNNNNNNNNNNNNNNNNNNNNNNNNNNNNNNNNNNNNNNNNNNNNNNNNNNNNNNNNNNNNNNNNNNNNNNNNNNNNNNNNNNNNNNNNNNNNNNNNNNNNNNNNNNNNNNNNNNNNNNNNNNNNNNNNNNNNNNNNNNNNNNNNNNNNNNNNNNNNNNNNNNNNNNNNNNNNNNNNNNNNNNNNNNNNNNNNNNNNNNNNNNNNNNNNNNNNNNNNNNNNNNNNNNNNNNNNNNNNNNNNNNNNNNNNNNNNNNNNNNNNNNNNNNNNNNNNNNNNNNNNNNNNNNNNNNNNNNNNNNNNNNNNNNNNNNNNNNNNNNNNNNNNNNNNNNNNNNNNNNNNNNNNNNNNNNNNNNNNNNNNNNNNNNNNNNNNNNNNNNNNNNNNNNNNNNNNNNNNNNNNNNNNNNNNNNNNNNNNNNNNNNNNNNNNNNNNNNNNNNNNNNNNNNNNNNNNNNNNNNNNNNNNNNNNNNNNNNNNNNNNNNNNNNNNNNNNNNNNNNNNNNNNNNNNNNNNNNNNNNNNNNNNNNNNNNNNNNNNNNNNNNNGAAATTAGATGAGGCTGTTGCTGCTTACCAAAAAGCTCTATCATTACCAGAAGATACTTTGGTAACTCCAACAACTGCCCATACTCTTGCAAATAATGGTTTAGGTTTAGTATTGCAAGACCAAGAAAAGTTTGAAGAAGCTATAAAACATTTCGACAAAGCCGAAGAACTTGACCCCGATTATATATATGCTCGTAACAATAATATAGAAGCACGAAAATTATGGACTGAAAAACAAAATAAACTAGCCAGTGTAGAAAACGATATGGGATTTTTGCCCAAAAATGATCCCAACTTAACTGTTAAGCGTTCTGTCGTTCTCATTACTGCCAAGTTTTCTAACAGTCAACGTCAAGGAATTGAGGTTGGTACTGGTGTAGTTATCCAGCAAGATGCCAACCGGACATTAATTCTCACCAATCGTCATGTGATTTTTGATGGCAATGAACAGGGTGAAAATATTCAAGTGGAGTTTTTCAGTTCTCCACCAACAGGTAAAGTCAGAATGAGGAGGAATGCCAAATTATTCCAAAAGACTCCTACAGATGAACTCGATTTAGCTGTTTTGGAAGTTAGCGGTAAACTACCAGAAGACATCCAACCTTTATCAACGTCTACTACCATCAACCCCGCAATGCCTATTCAAGTTATCGGTCATGATGCCCAAAGAGGTAAAGATAAATCATGGTCTGTCCAATCAGGAAAAATCATTGTTCAGAACCAACAATTACAAATATCTGCAACCGCACTTAAACCTGGTTATTCTGGCAGTCCTGTGATAGACTCAAAAAATCGGCTCATAGGCATAGTTTATGCCCGAAAAACGGGTGAAACCAAAAATTTTGCCTATCCTATATCTGTAGTTAAAAAACAATTGTCCATCTGGAAAATTACTTTAACGAAACCATGAGTTATAAAATTCTACTGGCCAGCTTATTAATCCTCGGCATTAATCCTCTCTCTGCTGTTGCCTCTTGTCCTAAAGGAAATGCCCGTTCTACAGATTATATCCGTCGGCAACCACCCAACCGTTGTGAAGGCATCAAACTCGAACCTTTAAGCGGCAATAGCTTGAGTTTAATTTCCATTGCTACCCGCAACATTGCCAGTTATGGTAATACCATAACCTTACAAGTTCCCCGCATTAAAGATGGTAAAAATCCTCAAGTGATAGTCAAATCATTAGATGATAATTATCACTATCAATTAGATGATTTGCTATTATCTAACAATGGTGCAAATTTCGGCTTTAGCTGGGATACTTACGTTCTTAAAAAAGCCAACATTCCTGCAAATAAACTCCGCGCTGTAGCAGCTTATAGCCTGGGTTCTCAAAATGTTTATGTTCCCGTTACATTGGGAAAAACTTCTGGTAAATACGAGTTTGTTTTTTATTCTCAAGATCGAGTCAAATTTACCAGTGTAAAAATCGTCCCTCTCACAGATCAAAAAGATCAACAGCCAGTATATAGGACATCTCGCACTACCCCCAATAGTGGTGAAATTAGTTTCACCTGGGATGGAAGTAAATCTCCAGCAGGACGCTATCAACTTCACTATATCGCTAATATTGAACGCAGTAATGAACCAAGCGATAGAATTGAACGACGCATCGTATTTGAACATAACCCAACCTGGTTAAAATAAATCATTTTATTCTCAAGATCGAGTCAAATTTACCAGTGTAAAAATCGTCCCTCTCACAGATCAAAAAGATCAACAGCCAGTATATAAGACATCTCGCACTACCCCCAATAGTGGTGAAATTAGTTTCACCTGGGATGGAAGTAAATCTCCAGCAGGACGCTATCAACTTCACTATATCGCTAATATTGAACGCAGTAATGAACCAAGCGATAGAATTGAACGACGCATCGTATTTGAACATAACCCAACCTGGTTAAAATAAATCATGGCATTTCGGCAAAAAGTTAGACAGAAATCTTCTCAAAATTCCAGATTTAGTAAGATTAAGAACTTTATTATTACTAGGTCTGGCTTAATTCGGACAAAATTTAATAATATTAATCATAATTTTCTCCAGCAATTGCCAAATCTAAAACAATATCTAATCCAGCAAAAATCATCTATTTTGGTGATAATATTGCTTGTGGTTTTATGTATTATTACTATTGCGGCTATTGTCCCTGGAACTCATATATTTGAAGGTAATCTTATTTTTCAAGAAATGAGTTTTACTCATGATGATAATCAACCTAAACTGTTTCTCGGCAATATTAAAAACATTAAAAAACTAGAAACCGAAGGTAAGCAAATATTAACTTTTACTGGCAGTTTTCAAAGTGAATCTTTACCAGAAATTAATAAATTAAATTCCTTAGAAATCCAACTTACAGAACGGGAAAGTAAAATAATTATTACTCCAGCCAATTCTCAGACAGAAAGCGAAATTAATCTCAAGGAATTACGACTACAACCACAAACAAGAATAGCTAGACTAAATTATGATTTTTATCGTCAGCAACTAGCTTTTTCTCTTCTTCCCAATTCTCAAAATAATCCCAACCCCTTAGAAATCTATTTAGGTGAACAGCCTATCAAAGTTATTATAGAAGGTTATAAAATACCCAGTTTAAATTTACCGAAGTCACAGGATGATCAAGCACAATTAGAGTTTATTGTCAACCCCAATAATAAAGAATTTACTTTTAACATTCAAGAAAATACTAATATTTATCTCACTTTATCAAAACCACCAAAATATGAATCAGAACAATGGTTTAGAGGCAAAATAAAAACTAAAGATGTCACATTTACTCATGTAGATAAAAATGGTGGCAACCTCAGAGATGATTTAGAAATATCTACTATTCTCGAAGGTAAAATCCGCATGGCAGAACAGGATAGAGAAATTAAAGAAAATCAGTTTCTGATGGGAGAAGACACTAATAAACCGTTAAATATTCAACTTATCCGCAATCTGCAAATAATATCTGATAAAAAAGGTATAGAAGCACGTTTTTCTGGTAAAACCAAACAAATTCAAATTGGACTAGATCAAGATTTTCCTGTTTCTAGTATCCAAGGTAGTTGGTTAGATGGGGTGCTACCTCGTGATGCCATTATTGCCCTATTTTCCTTTGGTGCTGCTACCGTGGCTAATCTTCTTTCTTGGTTATTTAGTAATACCAATTCCCGCAAACCATAATATATTTGTGAAATAGATAAGATACCCGACTTTTTGAAAAAGTTGGGAATCTGGGTATTAGAGTTTCAAGTTTTCACATAATCACTTAACATTTTTTCCAACCGTTCCACACTCAGACGAGGAGAAGGACGGGGTATCAGTTTTTCTTTACCGTCACCAATGAGTAAATGTAGTACCGGAATTTCATATTGATATGCTGCAAACCAATCATCACGAGTGGTAATATCCCGTACTTCCAACTCAAAACTGAGATTTTTGATTTGTTCGAGTTTTTCCTGTAAACCTTCACAAAGATGACAACCGGGTTTGCTGTAGAGAATTAATTGCATGAGTTGAGACTAAACAATGAAAATGTGTTTTATACTTATTTTAACTAAAAATACAATTTTATAGAAAAATATCTGATAGCGTGGCGTAAGCCATATCAGGATATTCAGGATTACAAGATTAACAGGATGAAAAAATAGATGATAATTAATGGTGATAAATAAAAACCCCAATTACAGCCAATTACAGCGATTTCCAATCATATAAGGTACATCCTAGCCCCCTCATCGCACCCCCCTAAATCCCCCCGCAGCGGGGGGAAGAAAAGGATAAGCTTTTGATACTGGAGGGGGTTGGGGGTGGGGTTCTTGTTCCAGGTTTGATGACAATTTGCTGTAAATCATCATCTGTTACAAAATTAATATCAACGTAATGCACCCTACAATAATACTGACATTCACAAAACCTTACCAAATCCTCCACCTCCAGGAGTTTCTATGATAAAAATATCCCCTGAATTCATCTCTACTGTAGCTGTATTACCTAAATTTTCCTCAGTTCCATTCTCACGTTTTATCCAGTTTCTTCCTACTTTTCCGCTTCCTCCACCATGCAAACCAAAGGGAGGAATTAACCGATGACTAGAAAGAATATTAGCTGTCATTGGTTCGAGAAATTTAATCCGACGAATTACGCCATTTCCACCTGAATATGTGCCTTTACCACCACTATCAGAACGCAAACTAAAGCTTTCTACTTGTACAGGATAACGAGTTTCTAAAACTTCTGGATCAGTTAAACGGGAGTTAGTCATGTGAGTATGAATCGCATCAGTACCATGATAATTTATCCCCGCACCTGAACCACCACAAATGGTTTCATAATATTGATATTTTTCATTCCCAAAGGTAAAATTATTCATTGTTCCTTGAGAAGCAGCCATGACACCTAAAGCACCATATAAAGCATCAACAATTGTTTGTGAAGTTTCTACATTTCCTGCTACCACTGCTGCGGGATAGATTGGGTTTAACATACAGCCTTGAGGAATTATAATTTCTAAAGGTTTAAGACACCCAGTATTGAGAGGAATATTATCATCAACTAAAGTACGGAACACATATAAAACGGCTGCTTGTGTTACAGCTTTGGGAGCATTAAAATTACTATTTAGTTGTGCAGATGTTCCCGTAAAATCAATTTTAGCACTCCGATTTTCTCGGTTAATTGTCACTGCAACCTGAATTTTTGCACCGCTATCCATTTCATAAATAAATGCACCATTTTTCAAAACATCAATTGCTCGTCTGACGGATTCTTCAGCATTATTTTGGACAAACTGCATATAAGTTTGTACTGTTGTTAGTCCATATTGATTGACCATTTTATCAAGTTCTTGGACTCCCCTTTCATTAGCAGCTATTTGAGCTTTAAAATCGGCAATATTTTGATCAGGATTGCGACTAGGATAGGGATGATTTAAGAGATAATTTCTCACGGCTGTTTCTTGAAAGTCTCCCTGTTCAACTAAGAGAAAATTATCAAATATAATTCCTTCTTCTGCTACTGTGGTACTGTGAGGGGGCATAGAACCAGGAGTAATACCACCGATATCTGCTTGATGTCCACGAGAAGCAACATAAAAGATAATTTGTGTTTTTTCTATATCAAAAATTGGGGTAATGGCTGTGACATCAGGTAAATGTGTTCCCCCATTATAGGGGTTATTTGATAAATA harbors:
- a CDS encoding HNH endonuclease — encoded protein: MSSSQISEEVRVKVRNQANHQCGYCLSLQKYVLGILEIDHIIPKAKGGTDNEENLWLACRLCNGYKGTQTHGLDQVTDSKVKLFNPRQQTWLSHFAWTNNGTHIIGLTACGRVTVLALQLNNIYAVTVRQAWVSAGWHPPEDVS
- a CDS encoding glutaredoxin family protein; its protein translation is MQLILYSKPGCHLCEGLQEKLEQIKNLSFELEVRDITTRDDWFAAYQYEIPVLHLLIGDGKEKLIPRPSPRLSVERLEKMLSDYVKT
- a CDS encoding hydantoinase B/oxoprolinase family protein → MYTISQPDPIRLEIFKNLYQFIAEQMGIVLQNTATSVNIKERLDFSCAIFDASGSLVANAPHIPVHLGSMSESVISLINDRGDNIKPGNVYLSNNPYNGGTHLPDVTAITPIFDIEKTQIIFYVASRGHQADIGGITPGSMPPHSTTVAEEGIIFDNFLLVEQGDFQETAVRNYLLNHPYPSRNPDQNIADFKAQIAANERGVQELDKMVNQYGLTTVQTYMQFVQNNAEESVRRAIDVLKNGAFIYEMDSGAKIQVAVTINRENRSAKIDFTGTSAQLNSNFNAPKAVTQAAVLYVFRTLVDDNIPLNTGCLKPLEIIIPQGCMLNPIYPAAVVAGNVETSQTIVDALYGALGVMAASQGTMNNFTFGNEKYQYYETICGGSGAGINYHGTDAIHTHMTNSRLTDPEVLETRYPVQVESFSLRSDSGGKGTYSGGNGVIRRIKFLEPMTANILSSHRLIPPFGLHGGGSGKVGRNWIKRENGTEENLGNTATVEMNSGDIFIIETPGGGGFGKVL
- a CDS encoding trypsin-like peptidase domain-containing protein, producing the protein KLDEAVAAYQKALSLPEDTLVTPTTAHTLANNGLGLVLQDQEKFEEAIKHFDKAEELDPDYIYARNNNIEARKLWTEKQNKLASVENDMGFLPKNDPNLTVKRSVVLITAKFSNSQRQGIEVGTGVVIQQDANRTLILTNRHVIFDGNEQGENIQVEFFSSPPTGKVRMRRNAKLFQKTPTDELDLAVLEVSGKLPEDIQPLSTSTTINPAMPIQVIGHDAQRGKDKSWSVQSGKIIVQNQQLQISATALKPGYSGSPVIDSKNRLIGIVYARKTGETKNFAYPISVVKKQLSIWKITLTKP
- a CDS encoding UDP-N-acetylmuramoyl-L-alanyl-D-glutamate--2,6-diaminopimelate ligase, translated to MKLRELLAAVDGIESANIPDIDIQGLKTNSHTCGVGDLFIGMPGTRVDGGEFWSGALAAGAVAAIVSPEAMRKNPPTANSVVISADNMTKACAQIAAAFYGYPGQKLKMVGVTGTNGKTTTTHLIEYFLTQANLPTALIGTLYTRWPGFEETAVNTTPFAVDLQQQLAKAMNAGCDTGVMEVSSHALHQGRVLSCAFEVGVFTNLTQDHLDYHLDMEDYFAAKALLFSPNYLQGRAIINADDVYGQRIIASLHRERVWSYSVNDSTADFWMSDLSYQPYGVSGILHTPQGNVAFSSPLVGQYNLENLLAAVGAVVHLGLDLQLVAGAIPGFPGVPGRMERVQISSQQDISVIVDYAHTPDSLENLLKAARPFIPGKMICVFGCGGDRDRTKRPKMGKIAAELADMAVVTSDNPRTEDPEKILQDVVAGIPDMVQAMVISDRATAIRTAILQAQPGDGVLLAGKGHEDYQILGTEKIHFDDREQAREVLQQRINNQ
- a CDS encoding HNH endonuclease, with translation MSVYISVELQKQVRHCFADCCAYCHTAESLTVTTFEFEHIIPPAAGGETVFENLCLACPSCNRYKATRQTAIDPNTQDEVKLFHPQQQAWIKHFAWSEDATEL
- a CDS encoding tetratricopeptide repeat protein, producing MRNRILSILLLTLSLTTTPQLVFAQNSVQQLFKQGETAESVGNNSQAETIWRKVLQVEPNNGKAYNNLGNALRRQGKLPEALAAHQKALQLNPNDAEAYVGIGNVLNAQGKQEEALASHKKAIQLNPNLASAYNGLGIALRSKKKLNEAITAFQKAIQIDPNYTRTYINLGLIFKDQ